The genomic segment TGGCTGCCAACCCAGTTTATCATGCTCGTACTAAGCACATAGAGATAGATGTGCATTTTGTGAGAGATATGGTTCTGGAAAAATTGATTGACATTCGATATGTGCCAACACAAGACCAAGTGGCAGATGTCCTCACCAAAGGGCTATCTGTGGAGAGGTTTCTAAAGTTTAGGAACAAGCTTAAGGTGGTGAGTTCACCATTTCGCTTGAGGGGGAATGTTGAGCCATCTGTTATATCAGATATACAAAGCTTCAGTGAGCATGAGAAAGGCGTGAGTTAGTTGTTAGTTGAGTTTGTTATTTCTGTTCATTGTAACGTTCCGAGATTCTCGGGTAGTCTGTTAGACTGCAATCTCTTGTAATATCTTTCTATAAATAACATTGGCTCATCTCTCTGTAAGAGTGGTGAGAGAGATCGCATTTTCAGTCAAAAACTTCTTCTCTGTTTGTTATTCTTTCTGGTCTAAACCCTTTACATAATGACAAAAACCAGCCGGAAAACCTACCAAGATGGGGCCAAAAAAGGACTGTTCCAAGTGGTCCAAACCCTTTACACAATGGCAAAACCCTACCAAATTCTCCACCTTAACTATTTAGGATTTGATTCATGTATTCCTAATTCTTCTATATTATGAAGACAAAAAAAGAATGGAATAAAGTTTGATTATGCATTTTTactttagtttttttcttttttaaacttttttggtatgcttgttggATGATTTTTTTGGTAAGCTTATTATATTTTGGCAAACGAATATAATATACACTCATACACCTAAGCTCAAGTGGCAGCAAACGAGTAATTAATGAGTAACAGTTGTGGTTCAGGGGATTCAAcctcaatttttttctttatatttttattataatttaaggtaaaaaaatatttataatgacatctctttaaaaaaataaaataaaagaagcaATTGCATTTGAAAATTGACTATTATAGTCCATTTACTTCCTCAAAAtcaaactacaaattacaattgACCAATTCATAACCTCTATTTCTCTACAAGATTAGACAGCAGAAAATGACCATACATATACATTAGAAATGAAGATGAATTTAATAATAGGGAAGTTAGCGGCAAAAGCACTtgatattttgaaaattttactATTTAGTAtccaatctattttttttttaaggaaaagtaTCAATTGAGAATTTAGATGAATTTAATAAATGGGAAATTAGCTataaaaatacttaatattttgaaaattttataatttagtattcacttttttttttttttttgaaaaagcatCAAATGTCCACTTCCGTTGGTATTAATCAGTACGTGTTAAACACTGTTTAGATATACACGTGATACTACCCattcataatattttaaaaaaatacattttaaaatatatttcaaataaaaataaactaaaaactaaaaataaaaaacataaattttaattattctttctctctcttcttccttCATCTTCCCGATGCTCTCTCCCTCACCCGCCATTTTCTTTCATCTTCTTCACTACAACCCAAACCTTTGCAGACATGGCCGCCGACAAACGACCCCAACCCACGTGCATGGTGGCCTGATATAGGCTGAGAACCCACGTTTTACTCGGAAGGTAGCTTCGTGCTTGTCTCGGACTTGGGGTTTTATTCCTGCCATTTTTTCCGTTAATGGGTAGCTCTGTCAACgacttcttttctctctttgttAGCAAAGCTTGTGGAGCATTGCCTGGGCTCTTGCCATGGATCCAGGCGCTGTTTGCTAGGGCCACTAGTGTTGAGATGAGAGGAAAAGAGAGGGGTTTCCTTCCTCTATTCGAATTTTAATTCCATGGTCCAATCTTTCTGCCTTTGGTGAtctgattttttgttgataaatgatgttgatgTTGATGGTGATGATGAATTTTTGCGTTTTTGGAAATTAAATTTTTGTTaatggagaagatgaagaaaatgtttttatttttaatttttaattattaactgatttaaatatttgtttttttttaatttaaatgtattttatttaatttttttcattataaattcaattcaatttttttgaaaaaattaatgaTTTTGACAAATAATAAGGTGCCACGTGGACACCCAATTAGCTTTTAACAAAAATATTAGGTTGTGTAAGGACGAATACATTGACTACttttctcataaaaaaaattaaaaactaaatcGCAAGTTTTTCAACATATTAGTTGCTTTTGCCTCTAATTTTTCTTAGGGCTAAAAATTTGCTGAATTTTATTTATATGCTTGCTTATTTAGTCAAGTAAAAATTGATGTAATTACTTGGTTAACTTAAAAATGTGATATAACtctatatgaatatatattttgatattttaaattatttaaaatttcttaaaaatttgtaagaaattctaaataattacacTATAtactattatataaaaaaaaattaagattacaACTGATTTatgtcataaaaataaaaaaatgacacaccaatatatataaaaaaagagtatatatatttatattttgtaaaGGTACATTGTATTTAGGGCTGTTTATTGGACCATATCCAATGTTTTTGGACCCATCCAGATCTAATCCAATTATACATTGGATGTTGGATTTCTCCAACCGATCAAATCCAATACTGTATGCTCAATCGAACTGAACCAAATCGAACCGATCCAATAAGTCATTGGATTGGATTGGTTCCATCCAATGGATATGAATCCCTGTATTAGATCGGATCCATCTAATATTTTTGATCCAATATTTATTAGTTTATTAGGGTTTAGGGATTtgcttttttttcttcagaatatAAATACTTTTTAATATATGTAAacaataaatgtaataaaatataatatattttaactttaaaaaaatatataatatattttttatctgaatattaattGAATGGTATTGGATTATTATTGGATTTGATTGGACCGGTCGGTTGGATCCATTGGATTTACATGTCATCCaagaaccgaccgatccaatattggatttttaaaaatgtcatctgatccaatccaatcatgattggatatCTAATTTTTAGCGGTCGGTTGACATTTGATCGATCGGTTTATTATTAGATCGGATCGTTTTTGCACAGCCTTAATTGTATTTACATATATTATAGTTtgcacaacaacaaaaaaaaaaaattgtgtgaaGTTTCAAATATTCTATCTTCTTCTTTTAATGTTATTTTTAAGTGATTGAATCACCTCATGAATTTGAAGTAGTGATTACCCTACAAGTTAAACTTGAAGGTTTTCACAAAAGTCATAATTATAAATCTgaccaaaattaataaaaaattatttaatgatCTCATTTATTGggtaaaattttaaatatatatggcttaatcatataataatagaTGTAGAAATGGAAAACTGAGAATTTATGCATCCTAATactcattatttaaaaaatatgctCTAAAATACCTCCCCATAATTTTCTCCTCTTTCTCTTAGTTTCTCCCCTCTCTTTCACATGAGCACACCACACCATCTCCCCTATACTCCACCGAGCCCAACAACCCACCATCGGTGACAATACCTACTCGCAATAACGTGTCAATGAATTTCACTCATCTACCATTAATCACGAACACAATTCTTTATTGTGTTTTTAACGACTTAAAATacattctaaaatttaattctactaaataaattatttagccACATTAATTTATGTGTTCAAACCACTTTTGTGCATACTTTTTTTACTTTTGTTtgccatttttaaaaaaaatttaaaatctatGAAATTTTCAATAATTTTCAACATAAATAGATGTGAAATTATTGCAAATTCGATGTTTCCACAAAACTTGAATTTGGAAGTTAAATTCGAAGCAAATTtatgtagatttttttttaagattatgtACATAAGTGTAGGAAATATATAAATTAGTAGTATGAGTGAAGATTTTTGTGATTAAAGTTTTAAATGAGAGAGATTAGTTTTGAAGCATAGATGTACAATTTGTAGAATATgaggcatatattttttaatagagGGTACTTTTAAGCACAGAACCTCTAATTttctattaaaaataaataaataaaaaagcatACAAAAGTTTAAATAGGCCGGCGGCCTAAGCCGAAACATCGAAACAGAAATGGACAAGTCTGACGAAAAAGAGAGGCTAATTGGGGAAAtcgaagaagaaaaagaagaaacgGCGCCAATCTCAGATGTCTCTGCTCCGAATCCCAATCTTAATCCGAGTCCCAAATCGGTGAGGACGAAGGTTCCGGAGGTTGAGATCCATCTTTACCGGACGGGCAAAGGTCCGATCGATGTGTTCAAGTCGAGTCTTGGTGGCTGGGACCAGGATCAGTTGGAGGTCCGCACCATCCTCGACAAATATGGCTTCAAATCGCTCTTCGCTTTCAGCACCCAAACCGGCCGTGGTGTTCCGATTCGCTTCCATCCTAGGAACGGAAGGTCTATGCTCCCTTACAGAGATGGATCTGTAATTTACGTTGATGGCGAGCCCAAGGTACCTTCTTTATTTATATGTGTATGATTGTATATAAGTGGTTATAGAGAACAATTTTGGTGAAAGGTTTCATATTTGTATATGGTTTGGGAGAAATTGCCGTGTGTGTAATGATTATGATATCATAGCAATATTGGAAATTGGATTGAGTTAGCAAAATTTAGCTGCCATTTTTGGATGATAACTTGCTCTGGAAAGACCTAGACATTGTAGCTCTAGTTGacttgtttttttatattattattattattaattaagtgTTGTCAAATTGAAAAGAGTCGAAAAAACTATTGAAGAACACTATGAACTGATTACAACTGAGACATGTGGCTTTTTTCTAGCTGTCATTTGGAAATTGAAGTTAGCAAAATTTAGCTTTTATTTTTGCATATTAACTTGTTCTGTCAATGTGTTTATTTATTTTGAGTGTTGTCAAATTGAAGAGAATTGAAAAACTATTGAAGAACACTAAGAACTAATTACAACTGATATGCACTAGTCTTTTGATAGATGATCATTATTAAACTGAGATTATATTAGAGCTAGAAATCAatgattaagaaaataaataagggGTAACTAATAAAATGCCAAATAAGGCTATAGAGACTTCTCCTTGGGTAGTGCCGGTGGGTTAGGCTTCTAAGgtcttatattattattatttttttttaaattgacacCCATTTCACCGTTTCTCAAGATGATTCACTCTATATTGAGCTGTAGCCTCAAGATTTTGAAATGGTGTTATGTAATTAAGGAGTATAGGGTCATTGTTAGATGTCCTCGGTGGTTAAGTATATTTAGGCTATTTAGCATAGATAGATGACATGAGGATCaataaaaataagagtttcacTGACTGGCTTAACAAGTTCTATACCAATCAAGCTTGGGAAGGGATCTTTTTGTCTTACAAACAGTTTAATCgaattttctttattaaaatgTGAACTAATTTAGGTCTCTATGGTCCTGCTTGTTTTTCATCTTGACTTTGTTGCTTAAGCCCCCATTGAAACAGTTTACCCGCTCCAATTAAGGATTTGTAGGAATGCCTCTAAAGTTTAAATTTAAGACTAGCAGCTACCATATCTCTGAAGCAAATCCACTTTGACTATTCTATAAAAGCTAGTTATAATTGATAATGTCTTTTAGTTTTTGAAGTATTTTCCTCAGCATTGAATAGTTTGATGATACTAAATCTTGCGAGAACTTTAATTTTGTCATTCGGGGTGTGTGATGGTTGAACTGTATAGCTAACACAACCACCATGTGTTTTGAATTACAGGATTCGCTAATGAAGCCAGTGACCAAGATCTTGCTTGGGGTAGCACTTATAACCCTTTTGATAACATTCGTGTTAAAGGAAACTCCACAATGGATGAAGAAGTTCAACGTTGTTGGTGGAAATTTCCCGCCATGGATTCTTGCTTGTGTGGTTATAGTTTTCACACGTATGAGGAAGAGAACCaaggacttgctaaccaagcatGGGTGGTGAACATATGCCATTCTGATTTCTAGATGGAATGATATAGTTTCTTCTACTGCTTACGTTGTCAAACTCATTTATTGTTTGTTCACTGTAGAGTTGGTAAAAAAAGTCGTGGTTAACTtgaataatgatatgtgcaccaaaaCTATGCACCAAATTTGTGGTGTAAATTTTAGTGCACGCATCATTACTCTTTTTTCTAGTAATACCATTCTCTGTCTCATTTTATGTCTTGATTGCGTACAATTGTAACTTTACTTCTATAAATATGCAAAAAGCTGAAGCAATACTCATAATTTTGATTCACTAATATGCTTTGTAGCAaggatagaaaatagaaacataaTTATGTTTGGTAAACTTTGTTTCAATATAAGATGAGTAAAAAGTGTGGCTTATTTTTTATGTTTGGATAAAAatctttttttaataaaaaattatattcaaagtgtttggatattaattaaaaagaagatcttttatggttaaatttctaattattctaatttagaaaatattttctcaaaaaaaatcctttttggggattttgaattaaaaaaagattttttttacccaaataactttaaaatagttttttttaatagagCTTAAAGAAACTTAACCAAAAAGGTAGTGATTGTTTTTTTGCATGATTATTATTTAAAGGGGTATTTATGACATAAATACCTTATGTTTTCGGGTTTATACACTtatataccaaaaaaaaaaattcatcggTAAAAATATCAAACGTTACTATTTTGTTGCATTCGTCACTACCAATAGCGTTAAGTACTGATTGGGATAATTAGGAGGATATGTGTTGAGTTTCTATTGTTCCGCGTtatatttctttttaaaaaatcttattaattgattttaaaaccaaaaaaactaattaaaaatatattttaataatataataaaacaaaaattaatttttttcttcataaatataattttttttttcttttttctttcttctccccCCCCCGACTTCTTCTTCTGGGTATCCCTAACCCCAACCttcatcctcttcttcttctccttcttcaatCTTAAATGAGAGTGCAGTGGATCTCCGTTCAGAACCAGACCAAGGGCTATTTCGGGGTTGGTCCTCAGGGACGACAACGGCGGGGTTGGGCTTCAGGGACAATGACAGCTGGGCTTCAAGGACGACAACAACGAGGTGGGGCTGGGCTTCAAGGACAACAACGACAAAAAGGATTTTGTCATGTAGCCATATTCTTTGGGCATTGTGCAAAGTACAAAAATtgacttgggggacaaatgttatACCTATTTTTTGGGCATTTATGACATTTCAAAAAATATCAAAGCACGCAGTAGTTATTATTCTCACGAAGCACAAATGAGTTCCtgttctcacaaagcacaaagtAGTTCATGTTCTCATGAAGTACAAAACAAACTACCAAGCGCTAACAGAAGGGATCAGGCCACGTAGCCACATTCTTCAACCTATGTTTGCACAAGGCAAGTTATTTCACATTTGTTCGCACAAGGCAAACCATTACACGCTAATAGAAGGTTCTTGTTCGTTCAACACACAACATCTGTGTTAACAAAGAATTAGCAAAGGAGTACAGAgttgtcatttatcaaaatataaccaTATTTGTGTAGTAATGTATTATTTGCGAGTCAATCCCAATAATTTAGGCCCATGATCTAATGACAACCCTAAACTCCTCATTATAAATAAGAGGAGAAGGGATAGAAACGAGAGAGGCAATTCCATTTGATGTAAAAGCGAATGAGAACTGTAGAACAACCGACGACACAAATTTTCCGGAAACTTTgattcttcaagcttaaatattaataaaagtaactaagtggacgtaggtcatctttttgaggccaaaccactatattatttattttattatatctcTATTATTGAATTCATGTTCTTATGTTATCAAATTGATGAAAAACAGTATCAACAAAATTCTATTTGAATTGCATTAAGATTTTTTTGGTTTTAGGTTTGAGTATACAAGCAGGTTTGGCAAGTTTTGGATCAAGTTAGACtttgtagaaaaaaaatagtGTGCTTTGGAAAAAATACCAACATTTCGAAATATCCGACTATATAAATATTTTGAAGTACACAAACCATAATAATCAATATTAAAACTCCATTTTAGAAACTTGGGGTTTTGTTGACATAACTTTTAAAAGTCGCATTTTGAATTTTAAGGCTCAATTTTGAGCCTTAGTTACAAAACAATTGATATTTTCAGTTTAAAAAGTTCTCCCAAGAAGTAgtttctttaaaaagaattttggACAAAGAGCTTTTGAGAAGTCCAATGTTAAAAGTGAAAGTGTTGACAACCAAACCTCAAACTCACAAACAATTAACCTTAAAAATCTACTTGAGAGAGCAGACCAAATACAAAAAATATTACCAAATCGGTATAGCAAATGAGCATTgagcaataataataaataaacaaataaaagtaATGTGTTGGGGGAGGAGTGACATGGAACAAGGTTGACGTTGTGGAGCAAGAGAGTCAAAGAGAGCAACGGCTGGACTTGCATGTGAGATGACGAGGATATTGACTAACATTAGGTTGAGTTTTTTTATATTGACAAACAAAAAAAGATTGgactataattagattatatattttGAGTTACGATGAAAATATAGGTtgcgtttggtaaaatttttgtttttaaattttttaaacttaaaaataaagatatatttttgttttatgttttttgatttttataaaataaaaatgcgtTTGATAGccatttttgttttctgtttttttaaaataaaaataaaaatgtgcttggtaacttttatttttattttttgtttaaaaaaataaaaaataaaaaacatatttgataaatattttttttttgaaatttattttttattttcattttctaaactaaaaaataaaaatattttttgtgatcactattaattattttaaaataaaaaataataaaattatagtaaaaaaaagatcatattaataatattcaaataatgtcAAATTTCAAAACTTAATATCTATCCACGAGATAACACAAAATCAAGAAAGTTTACATAGtaaaataaaaacatatgaaCTGATAATTGTCTAAACTTAAATAAAGTATTAAACGAGTCATAACAATCAACTAATGTCTTTACTCAATCTCACTATCGTCGACTAGCTCTCCATATATGGTCAGCAATTTCATCACGAACATGAGCCATTTCACGGATATGAGTTCTAGAAATACTGAACTCTACACTATCAGTCAAAGTTCCATCCATACTTTGTAAAGTAGTGGTCTGTACTTCAGAATTTCTTTCACCTCCATCAAAATATACATCTGCTTCTGCATTTGTCCTTATAAAATTATGAATCCCACAGCAAGCAATGACAATGTACTTTTGTATTCTTAGATCATATGAAGGCATTTGTTTTAGGATTGGAAAACGGGCCTTCAACACGCCGAAACACCGCTCAATGACATTTCTCAAGGAAGAGTGTCGATAATTGAAAAGCTATTTTTTTCCTATGGGATTAAGATCTGTGTACTGGCCCAAATGATACTTTTCCCCTCGGTATGGCGAAAGAAAACCAGGCATGTTTGTATAGCCAGAATCAACAAGATAATATTTTCCTAATCCAACGATAATTCATGTTAGCTTTTACTTAtagatatttatataaaataatgtCAATCAACATAATAAGTTTGATAAATACTTACCTTTGGGTGGCATTGGAAATCCATAATCTGGGTTTGTGGCACATTCTAGAAGAATTCGTGCATCATTAGCTGATCATTCCCATCCAGGGACAACGTATGTGAACTTCATGTCAAATGAACATACACACATAACGTTCTGAGTTGTATCTACTTTTTGACCTCTATATGGTATTTGTTCATCAATTGGAACATGCGCAGAAATATGAGTCCCATCTATAGCTCCAACACAattctaaaatacaaaataaattattagattttttttttattgaatattgaaataaaggaaaaaataataattcaaatttgTGTACCTTAAAAAATGAATAGTATCTTGGATCGAATCGAATTTGCGGAGGAGTTACATCAAATGAAGGTGGAGTAATTAGTTCTTTGATATATTATtagatatacattttttttattaaaggaGTTCCCTCTCGCCGAGGAACCACCAAACCTTCATAATTAGTGACCAAAAGCCAAAAGTTCAACAGaacatacacaattaccaaaatAAGCCAAACGAACCAGAACATTAGTTGTACAAAAGAGATATTATCATATAATGAGCCAGAATCCAAGTAAAACAACCTTGCagatttaatacaaacatatttacATTCTAAGAAGGAATTTCATTTATTAACTAATACTTGTCCAACTTTTGGAATAAGAAATTTGACTTTTACAGTTGTCATAATAGTTAGACACAACTGTCAAAAGGTGATGTTGAGTCATTGTAGAATTAATTCAACAAATTTCACCTCAATTCTTCAAGACTCAACTAGAGCTATATATTTCCTGCCTTTTGTCCTTACTACTTTTATCATATACAAGTAACCATGctctttttttttaacaatacaAGACAAAACAATAATGATTCATATACAAGACAGACTTTAGAccagagaatatatatataaattatgcaAGAGTGTACgtcctggttttcccacgggctgttggccagttgagatacggcctaatcatgcctaccacgtggacatccccaagtcCGGAGCTGCCACtcgtaagatcctacctccttagctggaggtaacctaagggttcgccaagttagactgagtttggactctaaaggccacaggtcgagggaggcatccagctcgtgatacgagctagagttggaggttgtgaccttttataaagtcaaccacgcaaggtaaacgtgcatatatcagacatcacgtgtctaatatatccctgacttctcggacacgcagcatgaacgtgcgttgtaatgccccgaattcaccaatgtgtttaacggcatgaatagttggtcgggagggccatacttgcttaattatgttgttaattgattaaatgcatgtatatgttgattatattatgatatgatgtgaaatgcatgcatgtgagtccatatttctcgTTACAAGGGTGTGATGatgatttggcccgttgagggtaatttgtgtatttgggtgcataacttgatttgtgaatgagattccattattatggagatgtattcgagctaagcaacatgagacggttatttttagtggattagcggttttaccataatggggtcaattttggggtaatagaaatgctcatctgatgataaattgggaatatttgagatcagggtgaaattttggaggttttgactataatgtctccgggggtgttttcgggaccccgagcattaggttttatttgaggttac from the Humulus lupulus chromosome X, drHumLupu1.1, whole genome shotgun sequence genome contains:
- the LOC133803446 gene encoding uncharacterized protein LOC133803446, which encodes MDKSDEKERLIGEIEEEKEETAPISDVSAPNPNLNPSPKSVRTKVPEVEIHLYRTGKGPIDVFKSSLGGWDQDQLEVRTILDKYGFKSLFAFSTQTGRGVPIRFHPRNGRSMLPYRDGSVIYVDGEPKDSLMKPVTKILLGVALITLLITFVLKETPQWMKKFNVVGGNFPPWILACVVIVFTRMRKRTKDLLTKHGW